Proteins encoded in a region of the Phycisphaerae bacterium genome:
- a CDS encoding insulinase family protein, producing the protein MSVPRFIQHRLENGLRLVIEVMPHVPSVACGFLVRTGARDDPPEMAGVSHFLEHMCFKGTAKRSWEQVNIEFDEMGAQYNAFTSKDRTFYYGWVRSEDFERQLGLLADIMRPTFPPGEFDMEKNVVLEEIAMSNDDLTSNAYDFLYERVCPGSPLAWPVLGYERTIRAMTRDQMVAYHRRRYAASNLVLIVAGDIEPGAAIAAAERICGGWEADGVADTRRPPSVTRGVAVRPLERFHQQAVLLAFSAPSAADPLDETAEAVAAILGGSNSRFYWNIVQKGLSTRAGAFREEYGDFGVMLLYALCEPENCEQVLDAMRREARSLADCGPEPKELQRVKNLRRTSLATESEAPFYRLGQIADDVDYLGRPRPAEERLAAVDAITAETVGRYLEVFSVTGQGHLVSVGPRAWPA; encoded by the coding sequence ATGTCTGTCCCTCGCTTCATCCAGCATCGTTTGGAGAACGGCCTGCGGCTCGTGATCGAGGTCATGCCTCACGTGCCCTCGGTGGCCTGCGGATTTCTGGTTCGCACCGGGGCTCGGGACGATCCGCCGGAGATGGCCGGGGTTTCCCACTTTCTCGAGCACATGTGCTTCAAAGGGACGGCGAAGCGGAGTTGGGAGCAGGTCAACATCGAGTTTGACGAGATGGGGGCCCAGTACAACGCTTTCACCAGCAAGGACCGCACGTTCTACTATGGTTGGGTTCGGTCCGAGGATTTCGAACGACAGCTTGGGCTACTGGCCGACATCATGCGTCCGACGTTTCCGCCGGGCGAGTTCGACATGGAGAAGAACGTGGTGCTGGAAGAGATTGCCATGTCGAACGATGATCTGACCAGCAACGCCTACGATTTTCTCTACGAGCGCGTTTGTCCGGGCAGTCCGCTGGCCTGGCCGGTGTTGGGTTACGAGCGGACCATTCGGGCCATGACCCGGGACCAGATGGTGGCCTACCATCGACGGCGGTACGCGGCCAGCAACCTGGTTCTGATCGTTGCCGGGGATATCGAGCCGGGGGCGGCGATTGCGGCGGCCGAGCGGATCTGCGGCGGTTGGGAAGCCGACGGGGTGGCCGACACCCGCCGGCCGCCGAGCGTGACCAGGGGTGTGGCCGTTCGTCCGCTGGAGCGTTTTCATCAGCAGGCGGTGCTGTTGGCATTTTCCGCGCCGTCGGCGGCCGATCCCCTGGACGAGACGGCGGAGGCGGTGGCGGCGATTCTGGGCGGCAGCAACTCGCGGTTCTACTGGAACATTGTGCAGAAGGGTCTGAGCACCCGAGCGGGCGCGTTTCGTGAGGAGTACGGCGACTTTGGGGTCATGCTGTTGTATGCCCTGTGCGAGCCGGAGAACTGTGAGCAGGTACTTGACGCCATGCGCCGGGAGGCCCGAAGCCTGGCCGACTGCGGTCCGGAGCCCAAGGAGCTGCAGCGGGTCAAGAATCTGCGGCGCACGTCGCTGGCCACGGAATCGGAGGCTCCGTTCTACCGGCTGGGCCAGATTGCCGACGACGTCGACTATCTTGGCCGGCCGCGACCTGCCGAGGAGCGTTTGGCCGCGGTTGATGCGATCACGGCCGAGACGGTGGGGCGGTATCTCGAGGTATTCTCGGTGACCGGCCAGGGTCACCTGGTGAGCGTTGGCCCGAGGGCCTGGCCTGCGTAA
- a CDS encoding DUF362 domain-containing protein — translation MSRSPVAIIRTTPATILADYHRLMNLAGYRNVIDPHADTALKVNISWHFFYPGSSTTPWQLEGVIRTMKRDGYDPNLIHACHNRTVVIDAHLGERENKQICPVQAHGLRNVHLYEGEEWINIRDAVGDLTSQFLCLNQVYPNGFSIPKRFIGENIIHLPTIKTHVFTTTTGAMKNAFGGLLNERRHWTHPVIHETLVDLLMIQKRIHRGLFAVMDGTFAGDGPGPRCMIPHLKNILLASADQVAIDAIAARLMGFDPLKDCRFIRLAHDLGLGCGDVRDIEIVGDVDAAEENWHFDGPFKQMTFASRMQHRIYWGRLKTALEWSLKTWLAPWAYVASVIYHDMYWYPRNGSIRMHQILHSDWGRLFHNWEHLTPDQNGWPDVGSEPARLKPGTARLLSKAVRVLGTCVVEAPEAARLRRRKTVRPAGTPAHG, via the coding sequence ATGAGTCGATCACCCGTCGCCATCATCCGAACCACGCCGGCCACCATCCTGGCCGATTACCACCGTCTGATGAACCTGGCCGGTTATCGGAACGTCATCGACCCCCACGCCGACACCGCCCTGAAAGTCAATATCTCCTGGCATTTCTTCTACCCCGGTTCCAGCACCACACCCTGGCAGCTCGAGGGCGTCATCCGGACCATGAAACGAGATGGCTACGACCCAAACTTGATCCACGCTTGCCATAACCGCACCGTCGTCATCGACGCCCATCTCGGCGAGCGAGAGAACAAGCAGATCTGCCCCGTCCAGGCCCACGGGCTGCGCAACGTGCATCTCTACGAAGGCGAAGAGTGGATTAACATCCGCGACGCAGTGGGCGATCTGACCAGCCAATTCCTCTGCCTGAACCAGGTCTACCCCAACGGCTTCTCGATCCCCAAACGCTTCATCGGCGAGAACATCATCCACCTGCCAACCATCAAGACCCACGTGTTCACCACCACCACGGGAGCAATGAAGAACGCTTTCGGCGGCCTGCTCAACGAACGCCGACACTGGACCCACCCCGTGATCCACGAGACCCTGGTCGACCTGCTCATGATCCAGAAGAGAATTCACCGCGGACTCTTCGCGGTCATGGACGGCACCTTCGCCGGCGACGGGCCCGGCCCACGGTGCATGATACCCCACCTCAAGAACATACTCCTTGCGTCCGCTGACCAGGTCGCCATCGACGCCATCGCCGCCAGGCTCATGGGCTTCGACCCGCTCAAGGACTGCAGGTTCATCCGCCTGGCGCATGACCTGGGCTTGGGCTGCGGCGATGTACGCGACATCGAGATCGTCGGAGATGTCGACGCCGCTGAAGAAAACTGGCATTTCGACGGCCCCTTCAAACAGATGACCTTCGCCAGCCGCATGCAGCATCGGATCTACTGGGGCAGACTCAAGACCGCCCTGGAGTGGTCGCTCAAAACCTGGCTCGCTCCCTGGGCCTACGTCGCCAGCGTGATCTATCACGACATGTACTGGTACCCGCGCAACGGCAGCATCCGAATGCACCAGATCCTGCACAGCGATTGGGGACGCCTCTTCCACAACTGGGAACATCTCACTCCCGACCAGAACGGCTGGCCGGACGTGGGCAGCGAACCGGCCCGCCTGAAACCCGGAACCGCCCGGCTCCTGAGCAAGGCCGTGCGCGTGCTCGGCACCTGCGTCGTCGAGGCCCCCGAAGCCGCTCGCCTTCGCCGAAGAAAGACCGTCCGCCCCGCCGGAACCCCAGCCCACGGTTAG
- a CDS encoding response regulator transcription factor, protein MRLLVVEDNPKMADFIRQGFAEQGYAVDVAPTAHDGEACAASGNYDCVVLDVMLPDQDGLTVCRHLRRRGVRTPILMLTALGSTSDKVAGLEAGADDYLAKPFEFVELIARVRALLRRGQAQEATTLKFEDLEMDLLARQVTRAGHKIKLTTKEFAMLETFIRNANRVLSRTEISERVWDMNFDPESNVIDVYVSNLRRKVDKGFSRPLIHTVIGTGYCMRSPTSS, encoded by the coding sequence GTGCGCTTGCTGGTAGTCGAAGACAACCCCAAAATGGCAGACTTCATCCGTCAGGGCTTCGCCGAACAAGGCTACGCCGTGGACGTCGCCCCCACCGCCCACGACGGCGAAGCCTGCGCCGCCAGCGGTAACTACGATTGCGTCGTGCTCGACGTCATGCTGCCCGACCAGGACGGCTTGACCGTCTGCCGCCACCTCCGGCGACGCGGCGTTCGAACACCCATCCTCATGCTCACCGCCCTCGGCTCAACCTCCGACAAGGTCGCCGGATTGGAGGCCGGCGCCGACGACTACCTCGCCAAGCCCTTCGAGTTCGTGGAACTGATCGCCCGGGTGCGGGCCCTGCTCCGCCGCGGACAGGCCCAGGAGGCCACCACCCTCAAGTTCGAGGACCTCGAGATGGACCTCCTCGCTCGCCAGGTCACCCGGGCCGGCCACAAAATCAAACTCACAACCAAGGAGTTCGCGATGCTCGAAACATTCATCCGGAATGCCAACCGGGTGCTCAGCCGAACCGAAATCAGCGAACGCGTCTGGGACATGAACTTCGACCCCGAGAGTAACGTCATCGACGTCTATGTCAGCAACTTGCGCCGAAAAGTCGACAAGGGCTTCAGCCGGCCGTTGATTCACACCGTCATCGGCACCGGCTACTGCATGCGCTCCCCAACCTCCTCATGA
- a CDS encoding HAMP domain-containing protein — protein sequence MNRPLFTLRLKLTLLYLAVFGVLLGGLSIILVTMREQYITEDFDQRLIGRAMSMLYAINLAETRTPATFPAVDGAGGRIPFRFPGYFFQLRSADGTTIERSENMGQRTLPWTTTAQASRTAGAAQLETVHRDLAEALTGDGGELRLLTLYHAPTNRPPFFLQIAVSTAPIRQSIAQLRSLFLGAIPTGLLIAGAASWLLARRALAPIGQIAREARELTAAHLDRRLALPPGRDEVAEMIATINQMLDRLEAAFRAQERFVADAAHELKTPAAVLLGQAQVLASQPRSLHEYQNFLTSVQEEMRRVNQMVISLLTLARADAGLPMEIVSPVPVHDVVTDVVQRSQPNADQRGIRLVPNLAMPGADDQEPTVCGDSELLRSMILNLVQNAVRHSPPGEIVEIAVSRRGSEVHVCVGDRGPGIPAKHLDQIFGRFFRVPGSDTGGTGLGLAIARAVARMHGGDIEVRNRPVRGCEFTARLPVGKARPEPNSP from the coding sequence ATGAACCGCCCTCTCTTTACCCTTCGCCTCAAACTCACCCTCCTCTACCTGGCCGTGTTCGGCGTGCTCCTGGGCGGCCTGTCAATCATCCTGGTCACCATGCGCGAACAGTACATCACCGAGGACTTCGACCAGCGACTCATAGGCCGAGCCATGAGCATGCTGTATGCGATCAACCTGGCCGAGACCCGGACACCCGCCACCTTCCCCGCGGTGGACGGCGCGGGCGGACGCATCCCCTTCCGCTTTCCAGGTTACTTCTTCCAGCTCCGCTCGGCAGACGGCACAACCATCGAACGGTCGGAGAATATGGGCCAACGGACTCTGCCGTGGACCACCACAGCCCAGGCATCGCGAACCGCCGGCGCGGCCCAGCTCGAAACCGTCCACCGCGACCTCGCCGAGGCACTGACCGGAGACGGCGGCGAACTGCGCCTGCTAACCCTCTACCACGCCCCGACGAATCGCCCACCCTTCTTCCTCCAAATCGCGGTCAGCACCGCACCCATCAGACAGTCCATCGCCCAGCTCCGAAGCCTCTTCCTGGGCGCTATCCCCACCGGACTCCTCATCGCCGGCGCGGCCTCCTGGCTGCTGGCCCGACGAGCTCTGGCCCCCATCGGCCAGATCGCCCGCGAAGCCCGCGAACTGACCGCCGCCCATCTCGATCGCCGCCTGGCCCTGCCCCCGGGACGAGATGAAGTCGCCGAAATGATCGCCACCATCAATCAAATGCTCGACCGGCTGGAAGCCGCCTTCCGGGCCCAGGAACGATTCGTGGCCGACGCGGCCCACGAGCTCAAAACACCCGCCGCCGTCCTTCTCGGCCAGGCCCAGGTCCTGGCCAGTCAGCCACGCTCGCTCCACGAATACCAGAACTTCCTCACCAGCGTCCAAGAGGAAATGCGGCGGGTCAATCAGATGGTAATCAGCCTTCTCACCCTCGCCCGGGCCGACGCCGGACTGCCCATGGAGATCGTCTCGCCAGTGCCCGTCCACGACGTCGTCACCGACGTGGTCCAGCGAAGCCAGCCCAACGCCGATCAGCGCGGCATACGCCTCGTCCCAAACCTGGCGATGCCCGGCGCGGACGATCAGGAACCGACCGTCTGCGGCGACTCCGAACTGCTCCGCTCGATGATCCTCAATCTGGTGCAGAACGCGGTTCGCCATTCGCCTCCAGGAGAGATCGTCGAAATCGCTGTGTCCCGCCGTGGATCGGAGGTCCACGTCTGCGTGGGCGATCGGGGCCCCGGGATCCCCGCCAAACACCTCGACCAGATCTTCGGCCGCTTCTTCCGAGTCCCCGGCAGCGACACAGGCGGCACCGGCCTGGGTCTGGCTATCGCCCGGGCCGTAGCCCGTATGCATGGGGGTGACATCGAGGTCCGCAACCGGCCGGTGCGTGGATGTGAGTTCACCGCCCGCCTCCCCGTCGGCAAGGCCCGGCCCGAACCCAACAGCCCATGA
- a CDS encoding beta galactosidase jelly roll domain-containing protein, with amino-acid sequence MVTPISATTTATILVAFATTGAAGPLILENQKLALRFDSSTGAWIGWVDKQSGQELVVAPAASAPEGLVTPQLDANALDAAVKAGHAISLEGTWRFAPEPEKTDADITAAPEFNDQAWETTPVPSRDDTGDRRLRDRVGTFWYRTTVTPPATWQNHDLALVIGAVDDFDTTYFNGMQIGAVGQETPHHWETPRHYTVPASLVQPGHPNTVAIRVHNGAFSGGITGPVRLGPAADMPTPAAASVIDHQASDNPPTLTLTMRLDPFRVQTTYTLEPGPWAISRRFKIQNTSANPQVVRAIACHLPSLCPGPRTAAIVPDSLPVGDQPIQTLDTGQVIRPSSQDGLVYLWSPAAAHGWGTWFCSENEYAPATIAPAGNGARVSHSPGTLARLAPKEQLQLGTQYAWLTHGSRDDVLHSVQAIFRIVHLQAPNHGIEQLRERILYCGHPGGMPEQGYRGFGGFKALQAYVPTLQKMGVDLLWLLPIFEHGDGQKWNLYSPFDHFQISPLYGTPQELKQLSATARSAGIDLMFDLVPHGPPDHTPLAKTHPEWVCLDEAGKPTYVWGQLAFDNANPAWQEYMRKAAEHHAREFGAVGARVDVAAGSPPNWDPKTGYRPSHSTLGGGLGMDRAIREGFLRVHGKALLLPEEYTGARIFYRDADLTYDAQLFFLFVDLHARKAPPREWVASLRNFLHDQALTLPPGAVKMRWTANHDTVSWTFQKKRTREVYGLERARSLLALCCLIDGVPMIYQGEENPTLYGGKGESIVDYLGKLIACRKRLPAISRGPADYHAVHAGDTVFACLRGQGGDCAIILVSLDPAPTTSTLTLPPALAATTAWQDELTGETIPATSVRMAGHQVRVLTPRR; translated from the coding sequence ATGGTCACCCCCATCTCGGCTACCACGACAGCAACTATCCTCGTGGCATTCGCGACCACCGGCGCCGCCGGCCCTCTCATCCTCGAAAACCAGAAGCTCGCCCTGCGGTTCGATTCGTCAACCGGTGCGTGGATCGGCTGGGTCGACAAACAGTCCGGCCAAGAGTTGGTCGTCGCTCCCGCCGCCAGCGCGCCGGAAGGACTGGTCACCCCCCAACTCGACGCCAACGCCCTCGATGCCGCAGTCAAGGCCGGCCACGCCATCTCGCTGGAAGGCACTTGGCGGTTCGCACCCGAGCCGGAGAAGACCGACGCCGACATAACCGCCGCTCCCGAGTTCAACGACCAGGCGTGGGAAACCACACCCGTACCCAGCCGCGATGACACCGGCGACCGGCGGCTCAGGGACCGCGTGGGCACCTTCTGGTACCGAACCACAGTCACACCACCGGCGACATGGCAAAACCACGACCTGGCCCTGGTCATCGGAGCCGTGGATGACTTCGATACCACCTACTTCAACGGAATGCAGATCGGAGCCGTCGGCCAGGAGACACCCCACCACTGGGAAACACCCCGGCACTACACCGTGCCGGCCAGCCTCGTCCAGCCTGGACACCCAAACACGGTGGCCATTCGCGTCCACAACGGGGCCTTCTCCGGAGGAATCACGGGACCGGTACGCCTCGGGCCGGCGGCGGATATGCCCACACCCGCAGCGGCCTCGGTGATCGACCATCAGGCGTCCGACAACCCCCCCACACTGACCCTGACTATGCGCCTCGACCCCTTCCGGGTGCAGACTACCTACACCCTCGAACCAGGCCCCTGGGCCATCTCCCGCCGCTTCAAGATCCAGAACACATCGGCCAACCCCCAAGTCGTGCGCGCCATCGCCTGCCATCTCCCATCCCTGTGCCCCGGGCCGAGAACCGCCGCCATCGTTCCCGACTCGCTTCCCGTCGGCGATCAGCCGATCCAGACCTTGGACACCGGCCAGGTCATCCGCCCATCCTCCCAGGACGGCCTGGTCTACCTGTGGAGCCCCGCGGCCGCCCATGGATGGGGAACATGGTTCTGTTCCGAGAACGAGTATGCTCCCGCCACCATCGCGCCCGCCGGGAACGGCGCACGCGTCAGCCACTCGCCGGGCACACTCGCCCGATTGGCACCAAAAGAACAACTCCAGCTCGGCACTCAGTACGCCTGGCTGACCCACGGCTCACGCGACGACGTCCTTCACTCTGTGCAGGCCATCTTCCGCATCGTCCATCTTCAAGCCCCCAACCACGGTATCGAACAACTCCGCGAACGCATCCTCTACTGCGGCCACCCCGGCGGAATGCCCGAGCAAGGCTACCGCGGCTTCGGAGGATTCAAGGCCCTCCAGGCCTACGTCCCTACCCTGCAGAAAATGGGCGTCGATCTCCTCTGGCTCCTGCCCATCTTCGAGCACGGCGATGGCCAGAAATGGAATCTCTACTCGCCCTTCGATCACTTCCAGATCAGTCCACTCTACGGCACGCCGCAAGAGTTGAAACAACTCTCCGCAACCGCCCGATCCGCAGGCATCGATCTGATGTTCGACCTCGTTCCGCATGGACCACCCGATCACACCCCTCTGGCCAAGACCCATCCCGAGTGGGTCTGCCTCGACGAGGCCGGCAAACCCACCTACGTCTGGGGCCAACTGGCCTTCGACAACGCCAACCCCGCCTGGCAAGAGTACATGCGAAAGGCCGCCGAGCACCACGCCCGCGAGTTCGGCGCGGTCGGCGCCCGCGTCGATGTGGCCGCCGGCAGCCCGCCCAACTGGGATCCCAAAACCGGCTACCGACCCAGCCACTCCACACTCGGCGGCGGCCTCGGTATGGACCGGGCCATCCGCGAAGGCTTCCTCCGTGTGCATGGCAAAGCCCTCCTCCTGCCGGAGGAGTACACCGGGGCCCGGATCTTCTACCGCGATGCCGACCTGACTTACGATGCCCAGCTCTTCTTCCTGTTCGTCGACCTCCATGCCCGTAAGGCCCCGCCCCGCGAGTGGGTCGCGAGCCTCCGCAACTTCCTCCACGACCAAGCCCTCACCCTCCCGCCCGGCGCTGTCAAGATGCGCTGGACGGCTAACCACGACACCGTCTCCTGGACTTTCCAGAAAAAGCGCACCCGCGAAGTCTACGGCCTCGAAAGAGCCCGAAGCCTGCTCGCCTTGTGCTGCCTCATCGACGGCGTACCCATGATCTACCAGGGCGAGGAAAACCCGACACTCTACGGCGGCAAGGGCGAGTCAATCGTCGACTATCTCGGCAAGCTCATCGCCTGCCGCAAACGACTGCCGGCCATCTCGCGAGGCCCGGCCGACTACCACGCCGTCCACGCCGGCGACACCGTCTTCGCCTGCCTCCGCGGACAAGGCGGCGACTGCGCGATCATCCTCGTCAGCCTGGATCCCGCCCCAACGACCAGTACCCTGACCCTGCCCCCGGCTTTGGCGGCAACGACAGCATGGCAGGATGAACTGACCGGAGAGACAATACCGGCCACGAGCGTGCGCATGGCCGGCCATCAGGTTCGCGTGCTGACGCCCAGACGCTGA
- the pulA gene encoding type I pullulanase: MGPSKSVQNRRLARIRLRNSRILRERRFATPHADLGAAYSSAATTFRLFAPTARQVRLVLAHTPQTGQELVEHHMAADHHGLWETRITGDLAGRYYAYKLSGPGLDPRREVTDLYAVCAQTGQTRAMIIDLVKTDPPGFRDHLYHRPSPPTNVVIWEVHVRDFSIAASSGAAHPGQYLAFTELGTHLPGHPEVSTGIDHLRELGVTHVQLLPVQAFDKRNIEDANTYNWGYMPVHFNSPDAWFASSSDGPECITELKAAIHALHQVGIGVILDVVYNHTSPLAAFEAHVPGYYYRLDGRGRFGNGSGCGNEFQTESPMARKFILDSLKFWVREYQVDGFRFDMMGLIDFVTMQTIRDELWKIDPGILIHGEPWTAARTRLRNRSDKTRIPGTGIAAFNDEFRDAIKGDREGIVPGFIQTGVYAARIRRGLAGVAEQWPASPLDTLNYFECHDNLTAWDKLLVSTPGASVATRERMMRFATLILLCSQGRILLHAGQEFCRTKQGCTNSYNQPDSINQLDWTAKLHHHAVSGYLKGLIALRKNHPALRLADAAEARKRVSFPESPSVRSVVCRIDGRELPGELANLILVLLNGARMDTTFKLPTGPWSVFADENQAGMWPLKQITDRILLPGHSGALLIQSGPAL, encoded by the coding sequence ATGGGACCTTCCAAGTCCGTGCAGAACAGGCGACTCGCCCGAATCCGACTGCGCAACAGTCGTATCCTGCGGGAACGCCGGTTCGCCACCCCCCACGCCGACCTCGGCGCCGCCTACTCGTCAGCGGCCACCACCTTCCGACTGTTCGCCCCCACCGCTCGACAGGTGAGACTCGTCCTCGCCCATACACCCCAAACCGGTCAGGAACTCGTCGAGCACCACATGGCCGCCGATCACCACGGCCTGTGGGAAACCCGAATCACGGGCGATCTCGCCGGCCGATACTACGCCTACAAGCTCAGCGGCCCCGGTCTCGATCCCCGTCGCGAGGTGACGGACCTCTACGCAGTCTGCGCTCAGACCGGCCAGACCCGGGCGATGATCATCGATCTGGTCAAGACCGATCCACCCGGCTTTCGCGACCATCTCTACCACCGCCCATCACCACCCACCAACGTGGTGATCTGGGAAGTACATGTCCGCGACTTCAGCATCGCAGCCAGCTCCGGAGCGGCACATCCTGGCCAGTACCTCGCCTTCACCGAACTCGGTACACACCTCCCCGGTCATCCGGAAGTCAGCACCGGAATCGACCATCTCCGCGAACTGGGCGTTACCCACGTGCAGCTGCTTCCCGTCCAGGCGTTCGATAAACGCAACATCGAAGATGCCAACACCTATAACTGGGGCTACATGCCCGTACACTTCAACTCTCCCGACGCTTGGTTCGCAAGCTCGTCAGACGGGCCTGAATGCATCACCGAGCTCAAGGCGGCCATCCATGCCCTGCATCAGGTGGGCATCGGCGTCATCCTCGACGTGGTCTACAACCACACCTCCCCGCTGGCGGCTTTCGAAGCCCACGTGCCCGGCTACTACTACCGCCTCGATGGCCGCGGCCGGTTCGGCAACGGCTCCGGCTGCGGCAACGAGTTCCAAACCGAGAGCCCCATGGCCCGCAAGTTCATCCTCGACTCGCTCAAGTTCTGGGTGCGGGAGTACCAGGTGGACGGATTTCGCTTCGACATGATGGGCCTCATCGACTTCGTGACCATGCAAACAATCCGAGACGAGCTGTGGAAGATCGATCCGGGCATCCTGATTCACGGCGAGCCCTGGACCGCCGCCCGCACCCGATTACGCAACCGATCCGACAAGACCCGCATCCCCGGAACCGGCATCGCCGCGTTCAACGACGAATTTCGAGATGCAATCAAGGGCGACCGGGAGGGAATCGTGCCCGGCTTCATCCAGACCGGCGTCTACGCCGCGCGAATACGACGCGGCCTGGCCGGTGTCGCCGAGCAATGGCCCGCAAGCCCCCTCGACACACTCAATTACTTCGAATGCCACGACAACCTCACCGCCTGGGACAAGCTCCTGGTCAGCACGCCGGGCGCGTCCGTTGCCACCCGTGAACGAATGATGCGCTTCGCGACCCTGATCCTGCTCTGTTCGCAGGGCCGCATCCTCCTCCACGCTGGTCAGGAGTTCTGCCGGACCAAGCAGGGATGCACCAACAGCTACAACCAGCCCGACAGCATCAATCAGCTCGATTGGACGGCCAAACTTCACCATCACGCCGTATCCGGCTATCTCAAGGGACTCATCGCCCTCCGCAAAAACCATCCCGCCTTGAGACTGGCCGACGCCGCCGAAGCCCGCAAGCGGGTCTCGTTCCCAGAGAGCCCTTCTGTTCGATCGGTCGTCTGCCGGATCGACGGCCGCGAACTGCCCGGCGAGCTCGCAAACCTCATCCTCGTCCTTCTCAACGGCGCCAGAATGGACACCACCTTTAAGCTCCCCACCGGCCCGTGGTCCGTGTTCGCCGATGAAAATCAGGCCGGCATGTGGCCACTGAAGCAGATCACCGACAGGATCCTGCTTCCTGGCCACTCTGGAGCACTACTCATCCAGTCAGGGCCCGCACTCTGA